A section of the Thermus antranikianii DSM 12462 genome encodes:
- the purC gene encoding phosphoribosylaminoimidazolesuccinocarboxamide synthase, producing MEKLYEGKAKILYPEGTDTLRVYFKDEATAFNAQKRGLIPGKGVVNNKISATLFRYLEAHGVKTHFLEELSDREMRVLRVEILPLEVILRFKAAGSFAKRYGVKEGTLLRVPLVEYSLKSDPLGDPLICPEAILALGLATEEELSQVKATTLKVGELLRNFFAQRGLDLIDFKLEFGKRNGEILLADEISPDTMRLWDQKTGEPMDKDRFRKDLGGVEEAYQEVLRRVLRG from the coding sequence ATGGAAAAGCTTTACGAGGGCAAGGCGAAAATCCTTTACCCGGAAGGGACCGACACCCTCAGGGTTTACTTCAAGGACGAGGCCACGGCCTTCAACGCGCAAAAGCGGGGCCTCATCCCTGGCAAAGGGGTGGTCAACAACAAGATCTCGGCAACCCTCTTCCGCTACCTGGAAGCCCACGGGGTGAAAACCCATTTCCTCGAGGAGCTCTCCGACCGGGAGATGCGGGTCCTACGGGTGGAGATCCTCCCCCTGGAGGTCATCCTCCGCTTCAAAGCAGCGGGGAGCTTCGCCAAGCGCTACGGGGTGAAGGAGGGTACCCTCCTAAGGGTTCCCTTGGTGGAGTACTCCCTTAAAAGCGACCCTCTGGGCGACCCCTTGATCTGCCCCGAGGCCATTTTGGCCCTGGGCCTGGCCACGGAGGAGGAGCTTTCCCAGGTGAAGGCCACCACCCTGAAGGTAGGAGAGCTATTGCGGAACTTCTTCGCCCAAAGGGGGCTGGACCTCATCGACTTCAAGCTGGAGTTCGGCAAAAGGAACGGGGAGATCCTTCTCGCCGACGAGATCTCTCCCGACACCATGCGCCTTTGGGACCAAAAGACGGGAGAGCCCATGGACAAGGATCGCTTCCGCAAGGATCTGGGAGGTGTGGAGGAAGCCTACCAGGAGGTCCTTCGGCGGGTTCTAAGGGGGTAG
- the purS gene encoding phosphoribosylformylglycinamidine synthase subunit PurS codes for MPKYQATLLIELKEGILDPQGRAVEGVLKDLGHPVDSVRVGKVLEVVFPAETLLEAEEKARAMGKLLANPVMEVFTLEALKELP; via the coding sequence ATGCCCAAGTACCAGGCCACCCTGCTCATTGAGCTCAAAGAAGGCATCCTGGACCCCCAGGGCCGGGCGGTGGAAGGGGTTTTGAAGGATCTGGGCCACCCCGTGGATTCGGTGCGGGTGGGGAAGGTCCTCGAGGTGGTCTTCCCCGCGGAAACCCTCCTGGAGGCGGAGGAGAAAGCCAGGGCCATGGGGAAGCTTTTGGCCAACCCGGTGATGGAGGTCTTCACCCTGGAGGCCTTAAAGGAACTCCCATGA
- the purQ gene encoding phosphoribosylformylglycinamidine synthase subunit PurQ — protein MKWAIIRFPGSNCDEDARFALEKAGLKAEYVWHTETSLKGFDGAFLPGGFSYGDYLRAGALAAKSPVMEEVRRFAHQGRPVIGVCNGFQVLTEAGILPGALLANLNLHFTCKEVGVRVERNDLPFTRLYQKGQVLRLPIAHAEGRYYADAETLARLEGEGLVVFRYAPLKGEADYNPNGSLHDIAGITNEKGNVLGMMPHPERAVDEVLGGTDGLPLFLGLLEEVAG, from the coding sequence ATGAAGTGGGCCATCATCCGCTTCCCTGGCTCCAACTGCGACGAGGACGCCCGCTTCGCCTTGGAGAAGGCGGGCTTAAAGGCGGAGTACGTCTGGCACACGGAAACAAGCCTGAAGGGCTTTGACGGGGCCTTCTTGCCAGGGGGCTTCAGCTATGGAGATTACCTGAGGGCCGGGGCCCTGGCGGCCAAAAGCCCGGTGATGGAGGAGGTAAGGCGCTTCGCCCACCAGGGGCGGCCCGTGATCGGGGTGTGCAACGGCTTCCAGGTGCTCACCGAGGCCGGGATCCTTCCCGGGGCCCTCCTCGCCAACCTGAACCTGCACTTCACCTGCAAGGAAGTGGGGGTAAGGGTGGAGCGCAACGATCTCCCCTTCACCCGCCTTTACCAGAAGGGGCAGGTCCTCCGCCTGCCCATCGCCCATGCCGAGGGCCGCTACTATGCGGACGCTGAGACCCTGGCCCGGCTGGAGGGAGAAGGCCTGGTGGTCTTCCGCTACGCCCCCCTAAAGGGGGAAGCGGACTACAACCCCAACGGGAGCCTCCACGATATTGCCGGCATTACCAACGAGAAAGGGAATGTCCTCGGCATGATGCCCCACCCCGAGCGGGCAGTGGATGAGGTTTTGGGCGGCACGGATGGGCTCCCTTTGTTCCTAGGGCTCTTAGAGGAGGTAGCGGGATGA
- a CDS encoding HAD family hydrolase produces MKPKAITFDFWGTLFTEGKAFLEKVMPARYEILLDALSEAGHPAEEHEVREAYRQAALAFEEAWKAGEHMSVYDRVVRIFALLGAPHDPGLIALTARKLEESSLLVDLEALPGVGALKELAKKYPLALVSDTGLTPGRLIREHLKRQGLDVFQAYSFSDETGYVKPKPEAFRVALEALGVAPEEALHVGDLPQTDIKGAFATGYPWAVQYVGLREVNGEIKPTAKIKDHRELLPLLQ; encoded by the coding sequence ATGAAACCCAAGGCCATCACCTTTGACTTCTGGGGCACCCTCTTCACGGAGGGAAAGGCGTTTTTGGAAAAGGTCATGCCCGCCCGGTACGAGATCCTCCTGGATGCCCTATCCGAGGCCGGGCACCCAGCGGAGGAGCACGAGGTGCGGGAAGCCTACCGACAGGCGGCCCTTGCCTTTGAGGAGGCCTGGAAGGCTGGGGAACACATGTCCGTATACGACCGGGTGGTCCGCATCTTCGCCCTTCTTGGGGCTCCCCACGACCCCGGGCTCATCGCCCTTACCGCCAGGAAGCTGGAGGAAAGCTCCCTTCTAGTGGACCTCGAGGCCCTCCCTGGAGTGGGGGCGCTGAAGGAGCTGGCCAAGAAATACCCCCTGGCCTTGGTTTCCGACACCGGCCTCACCCCGGGCCGCCTCATCCGGGAACACCTGAAGCGGCAGGGGCTGGATGTCTTCCAAGCCTACAGCTTCTCCGACGAAACCGGCTACGTGAAGCCCAAGCCCGAGGCCTTCCGGGTAGCCCTCGAGGCCCTGGGTGTGGCCCCGGAGGAGGCCTTGCACGTGGGCGACCTGCCCCAGACGGACATCAAAGGAGCCTTCGCCACCGGCTACCCCTGGGCGGTGCAGTACGTGGGCCTGAGGGAGGTGAACGGGGAGATCAAGCCCACGGCCAAGATCAAGGACCACCGGGAGCTTCTTCCCCTTCTCCAGTGA
- the purL gene encoding phosphoribosylformylglycinamidine synthase subunit PurL, translated as METLAQEIGIPEEEYREITKRLGREPNRVELFLFKVMWSEHCAYKNSRPLLKQLPKEGEAVLQGPGENAGVVRIGEGWAVAFKIESHNHPSAVEPFQGAATGVGGIIRDILSMGARPIALLDSLRFGPLGDARSRYLLKGVVSGIAHYGNAVGVPTVGGDLYFHEGYRENPLVNAMCLGLLREEHLRRSRASLGRPIYYAGAKTGRDGVGGAAFASRELSEDKEEDRPAVQVGDPFLGKLLMEATLEAIEKDLVEGVQDMGAAGLTSSLSELAHKSGLGVELDLDRVPTRERDMGPIELLLSESQERMVLVPKEGKEKELEEVFQRWGLDCVPVARTIPERIFRVLFRGEVVAEVPTEALAEAPTYVRIGREDPEIRRLRETPLPPLAANPQEVLLQLLASPNLASREAIYERYDHQVGTRTALVPGKGDAAVLWVKGTHLGIAAKVDQNPRYSRLHPRLGAMHALAEACRNVSVVGAKPLAYTDGLNLGSPETPEGYFELQETIAGLREASEALGVPVVSGNVSLYNESGGWRIPPTAMVGVVGVLDIRRRAEMGFRRPGEVILLLGEEKGELGGSEVLHLLTGLEAGHPPKLDLEQEKRVQEAIRELIGLGLTRTAHDLAEGGLLVALAEMTFPYGLGATVEVRTRGLDQPSGQLATLFGEAPSRILFTVAKEDLKEVTFRLEEWGLPYRVLGETGGNTLTVLTLDGVLEWEVQELLAAWKRPLREVLDGQA; from the coding sequence ATGGAAACCCTAGCCCAAGAAATCGGCATCCCGGAAGAGGAGTACCGGGAGATCACCAAGCGGCTTGGCCGGGAGCCCAACCGGGTGGAGCTCTTCCTCTTCAAGGTGATGTGGAGCGAGCACTGCGCCTACAAGAACTCCCGGCCCCTCCTGAAGCAACTTCCCAAGGAGGGGGAGGCCGTCCTCCAGGGCCCAGGGGAAAACGCCGGCGTGGTGCGCATCGGCGAGGGCTGGGCGGTAGCCTTTAAGATCGAAAGCCACAACCATCCTTCGGCGGTGGAGCCCTTCCAGGGAGCCGCCACCGGGGTGGGGGGGATCATCCGGGACATCCTGAGCATGGGGGCCCGGCCCATCGCCCTGCTGGATTCCTTGCGCTTTGGCCCCCTGGGGGACGCTCGAAGCCGCTACCTCCTCAAGGGAGTGGTCTCCGGCATCGCCCACTACGGCAACGCCGTCGGAGTCCCCACGGTGGGAGGGGACCTCTACTTCCACGAGGGTTACCGGGAGAACCCCTTGGTGAACGCCATGTGCCTGGGGCTTCTTAGGGAGGAGCACTTAAGGCGGAGCCGGGCCTCCTTAGGCCGGCCCATCTACTACGCCGGGGCCAAAACGGGAAGGGATGGAGTGGGCGGAGCTGCCTTCGCCAGCCGGGAGCTTTCCGAGGACAAGGAGGAGGACCGGCCAGCGGTCCAGGTAGGGGACCCCTTTTTGGGGAAGCTCCTTATGGAGGCTACCCTCGAGGCCATCGAGAAGGACCTGGTGGAAGGCGTCCAGGACATGGGGGCAGCAGGGCTCACCAGTAGCCTCTCGGAGCTGGCCCATAAGTCGGGCCTCGGGGTGGAGCTGGATCTAGACCGCGTCCCCACCCGGGAAAGGGACATGGGGCCCATAGAGCTTCTCCTCTCCGAAAGCCAGGAACGCATGGTCCTGGTGCCTAAGGAAGGCAAGGAGAAGGAGCTGGAAGAGGTCTTCCAGCGGTGGGGCCTGGACTGCGTGCCCGTGGCCAGGACCATTCCCGAGAGGATCTTCCGCGTCCTCTTCCGGGGCGAGGTGGTGGCCGAGGTTCCCACGGAAGCCCTCGCGGAAGCCCCCACCTACGTGCGCATCGGAAGGGAGGACCCCGAGATTCGAAGGCTCCGGGAGACGCCCCTTCCCCCTCTTGCCGCCAACCCCCAGGAGGTTCTTCTCCAGCTCCTCGCCTCCCCCAACCTGGCAAGCCGGGAAGCCATTTACGAACGCTACGACCACCAGGTGGGAACCCGGACCGCCCTGGTGCCAGGCAAGGGAGATGCGGCGGTGCTCTGGGTGAAGGGAACCCACTTGGGCATTGCGGCCAAGGTGGACCAAAACCCCAGGTATAGCCGCCTCCATCCCCGGCTTGGAGCCATGCACGCCTTGGCGGAGGCCTGCCGCAACGTAAGCGTGGTGGGGGCAAAACCTCTGGCCTACACCGACGGCCTCAACCTGGGAAGCCCGGAAACCCCGGAAGGCTACTTTGAGCTCCAGGAAACCATCGCCGGCCTTAGGGAGGCCAGCGAGGCCCTGGGGGTGCCGGTGGTCTCCGGAAACGTATCCCTTTACAACGAAAGCGGGGGCTGGCGCATCCCCCCCACGGCCATGGTGGGGGTAGTGGGGGTCTTGGACATAAGAAGGCGGGCAGAGATGGGCTTCCGCCGCCCGGGAGAGGTGATCCTCCTTCTAGGGGAGGAGAAAGGGGAGCTTGGGGGAAGCGAGGTCCTCCACCTCCTTACGGGCCTCGAGGCGGGCCATCCACCCAAGCTGGATCTGGAGCAGGAGAAGCGGGTACAGGAGGCCATCCGGGAACTCATCGGCTTGGGCCTCACCCGCACCGCCCACGATCTGGCGGAAGGAGGGCTTTTGGTGGCCCTGGCGGAGATGACCTTCCCCTACGGCCTGGGGGCCACGGTGGAGGTGCGCACCCGGGGCCTCGACCAGCCGTCAGGCCAGCTTGCCACCCTCTTCGGCGAGGCACCGAGCCGGATCCTCTTCACCGTGGCCAAGGAGGACCTCAAGGAGGTCACCTTCCGGCTGGAGGAATGGGGCCTTCCCTACCGCGTCCTGGGCGAAACCGGGGGGAATACCCTCACGGTCCTCACCCTGGATGGGGTGCTAGAGTGGGAGGTACAGGAACTCCTCGCCGCCTGGAAGCGGCCCCTGAGGGAGGTGCTGGATGGACAAGCCTAG
- the purF gene encoding amidophosphoribosyltransferase, whose amino-acid sequence MDKPREECGVLGLWSEEPLDVAGLLHLGLLALQHRGQEAAGIAVSDGKEFLVEKDLGLVNQVFTEERLARLRLGEARLGLAHTRYSTTGSNLRFNAQPLTARTAHGVLAIAHNGNFTNAKPLRDRLLREGATFQSTTDTEVMLLLLARLGHLSLPEAAAEAMKALEGGYSILLMDRRTVVALRDPHGVRPLAIGRLPKGYAFASEPPALELMGARYLRDVRPGEVVWVEEGELKSLQALPPNPAPCAFEWIYFARPDSLLDGVEAYEARVRMGMELFREAPAEADMVVPVPDSGIGAAVGYARSSGLPLEYGLYKNPYAGRTFIQPTQALRDLKTRLKLSPTSAVRGKRVVLIDDSIVRGTTSRHIVAMLREAGAREVHFRVSSPPIRFPCYYGIDTAARKELIAAEKSVEEIRAFIGADTLAFLSEEGVKRAIGGPVCLACFNGRYPAGVPVEGEKLALEIL is encoded by the coding sequence ATGGACAAGCCTAGGGAAGAGTGCGGGGTCTTGGGGCTTTGGAGCGAAGAACCCCTGGACGTGGCGGGATTACTCCATCTGGGCCTCCTCGCCCTGCAACACCGGGGACAGGAGGCGGCAGGGATTGCTGTATCGGACGGAAAGGAGTTTTTGGTGGAGAAGGATCTGGGCCTGGTAAACCAGGTTTTTACGGAGGAGCGGTTGGCCCGCCTGCGCCTGGGGGAAGCCCGGCTGGGCCTGGCCCACACCCGCTACTCCACCACGGGCTCCAACCTGCGCTTCAACGCCCAGCCCCTCACCGCCCGCACCGCCCACGGGGTTCTGGCCATCGCCCACAACGGCAACTTCACCAACGCCAAACCCCTTCGCGACCGGCTTCTAAGAGAGGGGGCCACCTTTCAAAGCACCACGGACACGGAGGTGATGCTCCTCCTCCTCGCCCGCTTGGGCCACCTCTCCCTCCCCGAGGCGGCCGCCGAGGCCATGAAAGCCCTGGAAGGGGGGTATTCCATCCTCCTCATGGACCGCAGAACCGTGGTGGCCCTCCGGGATCCCCACGGGGTGCGGCCTCTGGCCATCGGCAGGCTTCCTAAAGGCTACGCCTTTGCCTCCGAGCCCCCAGCCCTCGAGCTCATGGGGGCTCGGTACCTCCGGGACGTGCGCCCGGGAGAGGTGGTCTGGGTGGAGGAAGGCGAGCTTAAAAGCCTCCAGGCCCTTCCCCCAAACCCCGCCCCATGCGCCTTTGAGTGGATCTACTTCGCTAGACCCGATAGCCTCCTGGACGGGGTGGAAGCCTACGAAGCCCGTGTGCGCATGGGCATGGAGCTTTTCCGGGAAGCGCCGGCCGAAGCGGACATGGTGGTGCCGGTCCCCGACTCCGGCATCGGGGCGGCGGTGGGCTACGCCCGCTCAAGCGGCCTCCCCCTGGAGTACGGCCTTTACAAGAACCCCTATGCGGGCCGGACCTTCATCCAGCCCACCCAGGCGCTACGGGACCTGAAGACCCGCTTAAAGCTCTCCCCCACCTCGGCGGTGCGGGGCAAGCGGGTGGTGCTCATCGACGACTCCATCGTGCGGGGCACCACCAGCCGCCACATCGTGGCCATGCTGAGGGAAGCAGGGGCCCGGGAAGTCCACTTCCGGGTCTCCAGCCCCCCCATCCGCTTCCCCTGCTACTACGGCATCGACACCGCCGCCCGTAAGGAGCTCATCGCCGCCGAGAAGAGCGTGGAGGAGATCCGGGCCTTTATCGGGGCGGATACCCTGGCCTTCCTCTCGGAGGAAGGGGTTAAACGGGCTATCGGAGGGCCCGTGTGCTTAGCCTGCTTCAACGGGCGCTATCCGGCTGGGGTGCCCGTGGAAGGGGAAAAGCTGGCCTTGGAAATCCTGTAG
- the glyA gene encoding serine hydroxymethyltransferase, protein MVRTSLRDEALFQLIALEEKRQREGLELIASENFVSAQVREAVGSVLTNKYAEGYPGARYYGGCEIIDQVESLAIERAKELFGATWANVQPHSGSQANMAVYMALMEPGETLMGMDLAAGGHLTHGSKVNFSGKLYKVVSYGVRPDTELIDLEEVRRLALEHRPKVIVAGASAYPRFWDFKAFREIADEVGAYLVVDMAHFAGLVAAGLHPNPLPYAHVVTSTTHKTLRGPRGGLILSNDPDLGKKIDKIIFPGIQGGPLEHVIAGKAVAFFEALQPEFKEYSRLVVENAKRLGEELAKRGYRLVTGGTDNHLLLLDLRPKGLTGKEAEEKLDAVGITVNKNAIPFDPKPPRVTSGIRIGTPAITTRGFTPEEMPLVAELIDRALMEGPSEALREEVRRLALAHPLP, encoded by the coding sequence ATGGTCAGGACCAGCTTAAGAGACGAGGCCCTTTTTCAGCTCATCGCCCTGGAGGAAAAGCGCCAGCGGGAAGGCCTGGAACTCATCGCCAGCGAGAACTTCGTCTCCGCCCAGGTGCGGGAGGCCGTGGGGAGCGTCCTCACCAACAAGTATGCGGAGGGCTACCCGGGTGCCCGCTACTACGGGGGATGCGAAATCATAGACCAGGTGGAAAGCCTGGCCATCGAGCGGGCCAAGGAGCTCTTCGGCGCCACCTGGGCCAACGTCCAGCCCCACTCTGGCTCTCAGGCCAATATGGCGGTGTACATGGCCCTCATGGAACCGGGGGAGACCCTCATGGGGATGGACCTGGCTGCCGGAGGCCACCTCACCCACGGCTCCAAGGTGAACTTCTCCGGGAAACTCTACAAGGTGGTTTCCTACGGGGTCCGACCCGACACTGAGCTCATCGACCTGGAGGAGGTGCGCCGCCTGGCCCTCGAGCACCGGCCCAAGGTCATCGTAGCGGGCGCCAGCGCCTACCCCCGCTTCTGGGACTTCAAGGCCTTCCGGGAGATCGCCGACGAGGTGGGGGCCTACCTGGTGGTGGACATGGCCCACTTCGCTGGTCTGGTGGCGGCGGGGCTCCACCCCAACCCTCTACCCTACGCCCACGTGGTCACCAGCACCACCCACAAGACCCTAAGGGGCCCGAGGGGTGGGCTCATTCTCTCCAACGACCCGGACCTGGGCAAAAAGATCGATAAGATCATCTTCCCCGGAATCCAGGGCGGGCCCTTGGAGCACGTGATCGCCGGCAAGGCGGTGGCCTTCTTTGAGGCCCTGCAGCCCGAGTTCAAAGAATATAGCCGCCTGGTGGTGGAAAACGCCAAGCGCCTTGGCGAGGAGCTGGCCAAAAGGGGCTACCGCCTGGTCACGGGGGGAACCGACAACCACCTCCTCCTCCTGGACCTCCGCCCCAAGGGCCTGACCGGCAAGGAGGCGGAGGAGAAGCTGGATGCCGTGGGCATCACCGTGAACAAGAACGCCATCCCCTTTGACCCCAAGCCCCCCAGGGTCACCTCTGGGATCCGCATCGGCACCCCGGCCATCACCACCCGGGGCTTCACCCCGGAGGAAATGCCCTTGGTGGCGGAACTCATCGACCGGGCCCTTATGGAGGGGCCCTCGGAGGCCTTGCGGGAAGAGGTTAGGCGGCTCGCCCTAGCCCACCCCTTGCCCTAG
- the recN gene encoding DNA repair protein RecN: MLKRLEVRNLAVIREATLELGPGLNVLTGETGAGKSLLVDALALLLGARSEGLLGPFGDSLLVTAFFQGEGEERILSRRIGGRSTPRIDGEVVSLKELQEEAERWLSLHAQYTAIALLSPKRQRELLDALLPPGLLQEYGEAYRKHQALLAEKRTLEEVLRAKTEREDLLRFQLKEIQEASPRPGEDQELEAEAQRLRHLEALRERSGKAYTLLAEGGALDLLQAALRELRAGSRFDPALEALARDLEAALEGGRAVARELEDYLESLEGDPSRLAQLEERLSLLERLKRKYGPTLEEVLRYRERAEEELKALEGGEERLLELERALRVASEALYKAGERLSEARLEAARKLEKEMEAELSALGFPKARFQVELKPLPEPGPQGLEEILFRFSANPHLPPAPLSAASGGELSRIALALALLTGAEAPTVVFDEVDTGVGGETAWKVAERLAQLGQARQVLVVTHLPQIAARAKRHLRVVKEGEEVRIEVLEGEKRIRELARLLSGQYTEAALAHARLLLEGSSQPAQGRVEVQE, encoded by the coding sequence ATGCTCAAGCGCCTCGAGGTGCGCAACCTCGCCGTAATCCGCGAGGCTACCCTGGAGCTCGGGCCTGGGCTCAACGTCCTCACCGGGGAAACCGGGGCGGGGAAAAGCCTCCTGGTGGACGCTTTAGCCCTGCTCCTGGGGGCCAGGTCCGAGGGGCTTCTGGGGCCTTTTGGCGACAGCCTCCTGGTGACCGCCTTCTTCCAAGGTGAGGGCGAGGAGCGCATCCTTTCCCGCCGCATTGGAGGCCGTTCCACCCCGCGGATCGATGGGGAGGTGGTGAGCCTAAAAGAACTCCAAGAGGAGGCGGAAAGGTGGCTTTCCCTCCACGCCCAGTACACCGCCATCGCCCTCCTCTCCCCCAAAAGGCAGCGGGAGCTTCTGGATGCCCTGCTGCCCCCGGGCCTCCTCCAGGAATACGGGGAGGCTTACAGGAAGCATCAAGCCCTCCTTGCGGAAAAGCGCACCCTGGAGGAAGTCCTGAGGGCCAAGACCGAGCGGGAGGACCTCTTGCGCTTCCAGCTCAAGGAGATCCAGGAGGCGAGCCCCAGGCCTGGCGAGGATCAGGAGTTGGAAGCCGAGGCGCAAAGGCTCCGCCATCTGGAAGCCCTAAGGGAGCGCTCGGGAAAGGCCTACACCCTCCTGGCGGAAGGAGGTGCCCTGGATCTTCTTCAGGCGGCCCTCCGGGAGCTAAGGGCGGGGAGCCGCTTTGACCCGGCCCTCGAGGCCCTGGCCAGGGACCTGGAGGCGGCTTTGGAGGGAGGCCGGGCCGTGGCCCGGGAGCTGGAGGACTACCTGGAAAGCCTGGAAGGAGATCCAAGCCGCCTGGCCCAGCTGGAGGAGCGCCTTTCCCTTTTGGAAAGGCTTAAGCGCAAGTACGGCCCCACCCTGGAGGAGGTCCTGCGCTATCGAGAAAGGGCAGAGGAGGAGCTGAAGGCCCTGGAGGGAGGGGAAGAGCGGCTTTTGGAGCTGGAAAGGGCTTTAAGGGTGGCCTCGGAGGCCCTCTATAAAGCGGGAGAGCGCCTTTCCGAAGCCCGCCTCGAGGCGGCACGGAAGCTGGAAAAGGAAATGGAGGCGGAGCTTTCCGCCCTGGGTTTCCCCAAAGCCCGCTTCCAGGTGGAGCTCAAGCCTCTTCCCGAACCTGGGCCCCAGGGCCTGGAGGAGATCCTCTTCCGCTTCTCCGCCAACCCCCACCTTCCCCCCGCTCCCCTTTCCGCGGCTAGCGGCGGGGAGCTCTCCCGCATCGCCTTGGCCTTGGCCCTCCTCACCGGGGCCGAGGCCCCCACCGTGGTCTTCGACGAGGTGGACACCGGGGTGGGCGGGGAAACCGCCTGGAAGGTGGCGGAAAGGCTCGCCCAGCTGGGCCAGGCCCGGCAGGTCCTGGTGGTCACCCACCTGCCCCAGATCGCCGCCCGCGCAAAGAGGCACCTCAGGGTGGTGAAGGAGGGGGAGGAGGTGCGCATCGAGGTCCTGGAAGGGGAAAAGCGCATACGGGAGCTCGCCCGCCTCCTCTCCGGCCAGTACACCGAGGCCGCCCTAGCCCACGCCCGCCTTCTCCTGGAGGGAAGCAGCCAACCTGCACAAGGTCGGGTGGAAGTTCAGGAATGA
- a CDS encoding GGDEF domain-containing protein gives MNPLEAPYPVYLVRETEVVRNSLAEGLPLPQGDTLEVGTKTYQVVRLPAPEGTYLLLLEVSHLAVRAKAYQSLLRVLKGLLQHEEPEGLLKDLIREAVAVVPGAEAGSILLREGAFFYLVAQEGFSDRLLMARTSLEEELFWYGLGVDNWQKGRPRVLKGEEVRHLSSLSTVEARPLFFEHGRLLEIQATLGLPIVLEGEVLATMNLDSFSNPEAFGPLSLELAQAFALEAALLLKALKERQALQEAARTDPLTGLGNRRALEEAFPLFLQEARTLGEPLSLIYWDLDGLKALNDREGHAVGDQALKSLAQALRNLSRRRDVAFRIGGDEFVSLHLGLKAEEIPTLIARLQENLPYQVAAGGLLVEGEDLGALLKEADKRMYRAKKARKGL, from the coding sequence ATGAATCCCCTAGAGGCCCCCTACCCCGTCTACCTTGTCCGGGAAACGGAGGTGGTGCGCAACTCCTTGGCCGAAGGCCTCCCCCTCCCCCAAGGGGACACCCTAGAGGTGGGGACGAAGACCTACCAGGTGGTGCGCCTGCCTGCCCCAGAGGGCACCTACCTGCTTCTCCTCGAGGTCAGCCATCTGGCCGTGCGGGCCAAGGCCTACCAAAGCCTCCTTCGGGTGCTGAAGGGGCTCCTGCAACACGAGGAGCCAGAGGGCCTTCTCAAGGACTTGATCCGCGAAGCCGTGGCGGTGGTACCAGGAGCCGAAGCAGGCAGCATCCTCCTAAGGGAAGGAGCCTTCTTTTACCTGGTGGCCCAGGAAGGTTTCAGCGATCGCCTGCTCATGGCCCGCACCTCCCTGGAGGAGGAGCTCTTCTGGTATGGCCTGGGAGTGGACAACTGGCAAAAGGGCCGGCCCCGGGTCCTCAAAGGGGAGGAGGTGCGGCACCTTTCCAGCCTGAGCACCGTGGAGGCCAGACCCCTCTTCTTCGAGCACGGCCGCCTTCTGGAAATCCAGGCCACCTTGGGCCTGCCCATCGTCCTGGAGGGCGAAGTGCTGGCCACCATGAACCTGGATAGCTTCTCGAACCCTGAGGCCTTCGGCCCTCTTTCCCTGGAGCTGGCCCAGGCCTTCGCCTTGGAAGCCGCCCTCCTCCTCAAGGCCCTTAAGGAGCGCCAGGCCCTGCAGGAGGCCGCCCGCACCGACCCCCTCACCGGTTTGGGCAACCGCCGGGCCCTGGAGGAAGCCTTTCCCCTCTTTCTCCAGGAAGCCCGGACCCTGGGGGAGCCTTTGTCCCTGATCTACTGGGATCTCGACGGCCTTAAGGCCTTGAACGACCGGGAGGGCCACGCGGTGGGCGACCAGGCCCTGAAGAGCCTGGCCCAGGCCCTAAGAAACCTCTCCCGCCGCCGCGACGTGGCCTTCCGCATCGGCGGGGATGAGTTCGTGAGCCTCCACCTGGGCCTGAAGGCAGAGGAGATCCCCACCCTCATCGCCCGGCTTCAGGAGAACCTGCCCTACCAGGTGGCCGCAGGAGGGCTTCTGGTGGAGGGAGAGGACCTGGGGGCCCTCCTCAAGGAGGCCGACAAACGCATGTACCGGGCCAAGAAGGCTAGAAAAGGGCTTTAA
- a CDS encoding MarC family protein: protein MLELFLKSFLTLFVVMDPVGLVPVFLALAGDRPQRKQAQIAGRAVLVAGGLLVSFFFFGRGLLGYLGISLEALRIAGGILLFRIATEMVFAHHERETEEEKDEARLRADISVFPLAIPLIAGPGALASVLILAAEARREPLGFAVVLSTVFLVLALAYVFLRLAAQVRRALGRTGVNVVTRVLGILLAALAVQYVADGVKALF, encoded by the coding sequence GTGCTGGAGCTTTTCCTCAAATCCTTCCTCACCCTCTTCGTGGTCATGGACCCGGTGGGGCTGGTGCCGGTCTTTCTGGCCCTGGCCGGGGACCGCCCTCAAAGGAAACAGGCCCAGATCGCCGGGAGGGCGGTGCTGGTGGCGGGGGGGCTCTTGGTCTCCTTTTTTTTCTTCGGGCGGGGGCTTTTGGGCTACCTGGGGATCAGCCTCGAGGCCCTGCGCATCGCCGGGGGCATCCTCCTCTTCCGCATCGCCACCGAGATGGTTTTCGCCCACCACGAGCGGGAAACAGAGGAGGAAAAGGATGAGGCCCGCCTCCGGGCGGATATCTCCGTCTTTCCCCTGGCCATTCCCTTGATTGCCGGCCCTGGGGCCTTGGCCAGCGTCCTTATCCTGGCCGCAGAGGCCCGGAGGGAACCCTTGGGCTTTGCGGTGGTCCTTTCCACGGTCTTTTTGGTCCTGGCTCTGGCCTATGTGTTCCTCCGGCTTGCGGCCCAGGTGCGCCGGGCCCTGGGACGCACGGGGGTGAACGTGGTTACCCGGGTTTTGGGGATCCTCCTGGCCGCCTTGGCGGTGCAGTACGTGGCGGATGGGGTTAAAGCCCTTTTCTAG